CAACGACGGTGCCGCCCCCTCGGCCATGGACCCCAACCCCGGGAAGCGCCCTCGGGTGGATGACCCCTCGTCGAGCCGGCGGCACGTCTTTTCGAAGCCCTCCGAGTCCTCCTCTCCCTCGTCGTCGTCCGCTGACGAGGAGGACGAGGCGCTACAGAGGCCGGAGCAGCTGCCGCCGCAGCCCCAGCAGCAGCAGCGCCGGGTATGGGTCAGGGACCGGTCCAGCGACTGGTGGGACCGGTACATCGACCCGGAGCTCCCGGATATTGAGTTCCGGCGCGCCTTCCGGATGTCTCGCGCCACCTTTGACTTCCTCTGTGATGAGCTCGGCTCCGCCGTGGCCAAGGAGGACACCGCGCTCCGCGCCGCTATCCCCGTGCGGCAGCGCGTGGCTGTATGCGTGTGGCGCCTCGCCACCGGCGAGCCCCTCCGGCTCGTCTCCCGGCGCTTCGGCCTCGGAATCTCCACCTGCCACAAGCTCGTGCTCGAGGTATGCGCCGCCATCCGGAACGTGCTGATGCCGCGGTCGCTCGCCTGGCCCGACTCGGCCGgagcagccgccgccgctgcccgcTTCGAGGCCCTCTCCGGAATCCCCAACGTGGTCGGCGCCATGTACACCACCCATATCCCCGTCATTGCCCCCAGAGTTAGCGTCGCCGCCTACTTCAACCGCCGCCACACCGAGCGCAACCAGAAGAGCTCCTACACCGTCACCCTCCAAGGCGTCGTCGACCCCGACGGCGTCTTCACCGACGTCTGCATCGGTTGGCCCGGGTCGATGCCCGACGACCAGGTCCTCGAGAAGTCAGCACTCTACCAGCGCGCCAACAGCGGCCTCCTGAACAACCAATGGATCGTCGGCGGGACCGGCCACGCTCTGCTGGACTGGGTGCTCGTCCCCTACGCCCAGGCCAACCTGACTTGGGCGCAGCACGCCTTCAACGAGAAGGTCGGGGCGGTGCAGCGGGTGGCGAAGGATGCCTTCGCCAGGCTGAAGGGGAGGTGGGGATGCCTGCAGAAGAGGACTGAGGTGAAGCTGAAGGATCTCCCGGTGGTGCTGGGGGCCTGCTGCGTCCTCCACAACCTATGCGAGATGAGGAAGGAGGAGATGGAGCCGGAGCTACGGTTCGAGCTGCTGGACGACGAGATGGTAGCCGACAACGGCCTCCGCTCCTTCAGCGCCATTCACTTCAGGGATAGCATCGCCCACAACCTTTTCCACCATGGGCTCTCAGGAACGTCCTTCTTATAGGCTTCCAAGGACCGTAagggcaatatatatatatatatatatatatatatatagtggaggtGGATCCAAGTGTTTTCTCACGTTAAACACTGATAAGATCCATCATTTATTTGGTGCAAGCATTCTGATCCAATATAAATTATCCCTTCGAAACCTCGTGCTTCATTATTCGGGTTGCACGATCAATATAGCCTACCAAAACGTTGCACGAGAAAACCGACCTGCCATGCGACATTAGATTCACATcccggcccggcccggcccggcccATTAAAGAGTCATTATCCACGACGCCTCTTCCGCTACCTTCTTCTCTGCCTACCGTTCGTTGACTTCCCGAAAACCTTAGGGTTCTATTGGCCCCCTTCCGCATGGGAACCAAGCACACGACCCGGGGCCCCAACGCGAGGCGGCGGAGCGCCTTCGCCAGCCGAGCCTTCCCGCAGGGAAGCAGCCCAATCTTTCGAGACGCCTCTGGCCCGTCAGACTCCGGCTCCTGCCTTGACGAGGCGACGCCGGAGGCACTCGTCTGTCCGGAGATTCCGCCGGTCTCGAACGGGGCGGGCTCGTCGGAGTCCCCGACGGAGGGATCGGATGGGGTGGATGCATGTGGTGAGGTTGAGCGACCCATTCCGAAAGCGGCGGACGACCCAGCTGTACTTTGCAAAGATGGGCATTTGGAAAGCGCGGCTGTTTCGAAGGTCAAGAAT
The window above is part of the Musa acuminata AAA Group cultivar baxijiao chromosome BXJ2-6, Cavendish_Baxijiao_AAA, whole genome shotgun sequence genome. Proteins encoded here:
- the LOC135614165 gene encoding protein ALP1-like; the protein is MTAHRKPSAAAAPPLDDDLFSYYFSFFNDGAAPSAMDPNPGKRPRVDDPSSSRRHVFSKPSESSSPSSSSADEEDEALQRPEQLPPQPQQQQRRVWVRDRSSDWWDRYIDPELPDIEFRRAFRMSRATFDFLCDELGSAVAKEDTALRAAIPVRQRVAVCVWRLATGEPLRLVSRRFGLGISTCHKLVLEVCAAIRNVLMPRSLAWPDSAGAAAAAARFEALSGIPNVVGAMYTTHIPVIAPRVSVAAYFNRRHTERNQKSSYTVTLQGVVDPDGVFTDVCIGWPGSMPDDQVLEKSALYQRANSGLLNNQWIVGGTGHALLDWVLVPYAQANLTWAQHAFNEKVGAVQRVAKDAFARLKGRWGCLQKRTEVKLKDLPVVLGACCVLHNLCEMRKEEMEPELRFELLDDEMVADNGLRSFSAIHFRDSIAHNLFHHGLSGTSFL